Genomic segment of Hydractinia symbiolongicarpus strain clone_291-10 chromosome 5, HSymV2.1, whole genome shotgun sequence:
TAAAGCAACATCTTTCAAACAACTCAAGACAACATTGAATGTGAGAATTTCAGCTGGTATTTCTTTAACTTAGACCACTTTGTAAATATATGTATTTATTACAATACTGAAGCTTAGTAAACTTTCTCTAAATTCTGTttgaaaaaagaatgtttttttattatgtgtaacaaatgttaaaatgttaaaaatataaacatgtaTAAAATTGTACTGATGTCACTAAATCTTTATTAACAAGTCCGTTCACAATGTAACCCATGGTTTCCACACACCATTATGCAATTTCGGATTTGATAGCGGGTCAACAGTTTTATTATTACGGGGAGGAACCATGGTCATTCTATATTCATCCAATCGTGCTAACATCTGTTTAAAAATGTCAGGATATTCCTTTGACAAGTCGTGATATTCACAGGGGTCTTCCTTAATGTTAAACAGACAATATCCATGTTCCCTTGTACAGTGTGTTACATTCACTGGAGCTTTTCCACACTGTACAGATGCAGCAAGAGGCTTATAATTgactgtttttgttttcctaTGACTTTGTGGTGGAGGATACCAACCATCCCAATAATTACCTAAAACACAGAAGTTTCCATTTGCAGATTAGTTTTGaccttaaaagaaaaattggatGTAAAAGCCAAGATATTGATGTCATCATCATATATCAGGTATGCTTCTTCtgttacaattttttaattttagatcaGTTTAAGCCTGAAATGGTATAATTGTTCAGAAATccaaattttgatttaattCTCGTTCTGCATACCTTTGTTCCGCTGTTTTCTCCAATTCTCCTCTTGAAAAAACAAGAAGTGTTCGGACtaaaaatcagttaaaaataATAACCTGTATGACACGAGCCCCAGATGGCACCCAGCACAGAGAATAAAGTCACTTCCCCTGCATTTTTGACAGGGTTTGTAAATAAgctgtaaaatgtttttaaagtaatgAAAATCTCTGTCAAAGCAACAtatggttactttctttatgcACAGCTTAGCCAAAAAATTGCAGATAGTCGAAATCACACACTTGCATTGTTTCCAGACATAattcttaaaatcattttagacgcttgttaaattttgtttgaatgtccaaactaaagaaataaaattttgttatagTTCTACACATCAATTCTcttctaattaaaaaaaggaaatgtgAATCGCAACTAGTAAAGCCTTTTTAGGCCCCTAAGGAGTTCATACAATATTATTGTTTTACTATCACAATTAgaaaatacacaaataaaacattttataatacAGCAAACAAATTCAACATGGCAAATTATATTGTTAACCATAAGCATTAAtttaataaacaacaaaaaagattAGTTAAGTCACAGTTAGTAGTTGTTAGTAAGTTACTCCTTTGAGCTGTGGCTTAACTTACCCCTGATTTTACCTTGCTGAATAAGTTTGTAATCACCGACTCTTAATGCTGCATTTTTCCACGTGCTGTTATCAATATTTAAGAGAATTTCCTTTCTTGGAGACGGTGTCATATTTTGTAATGTTTCCCACTGGTCTACACCATCAAGTGGATTGTTAGGCTTGACAGATCCACCAGCCAAATTTACAAAAGTTGGTAGCCAGTCAGTTACATGCATTAGATCCATGGAAACTCTACCAGGATTTTTTAGGAGTTTACTGTGAATGAACCCAGCTGCTCGCACTCCTCCTACCACACAAATTTGTTATACAAATTATAAAATTCATTATGACAACCAAACAAAATATCAACATATTTAAATAAACTGTTTGTTACCTTCCCAAAGAGTTGATTTTGCACCACGCAAAGGGAAATTATTTCCATAATTCCAATTAAAACCATTTACAGCTGCACCATTATCAGATGTAAATACAATGACTGAATCCTCTAAGATTTCTTTTGCTTTTAATGCATTATATATCTAAtaataaaagattttatttacCTTCATATAAGGAAGTTTTTACTCCTCTTAAGGGGAAATTATTTGCCCAGTTCCAATCAAAACCATTGGCTGGACCACCATTATCAGTGGTGAAAACAATGATAGTGTTGTCTAGCATTCCCTTTGCAGCTAACTGATCATAAACCTGTGATGAAATGATGTTAGTGTGTGTTAGTAAAAATGGATGATTATTTGAGTAAATTATCGTTATATGAAAAAGATGTAAACTAGCAAAAGAAAGTTAGCATTAGTAACGTCAGGTTACAGGTACTTAAGACTCAATTTTTTGCATTACTCAAagccttttttcaaaaaaacaaaaaaacaaaaaaaaaatggggaCAAAGTATCCTCGGTTAGGACACAGGAGGCTAAGTGAGAACTGttaactaataataataataaaaaaatgttattgttcttttttaaataaaattttatacacTGAATAAAATACTGGAAATTGCCATAAATTAGAAGTAAACTCACTCTTCCAATACCGTAATCCATATATGCCACCATAGCTGCATATTTTCTTCGTTTTCTATGTTTTATATGTTTGAATTTATCAATCCATTCTTGAGGCGCTTGCAAAGGATCTTCAGGTCGGTTTGCACTGTGAACGGCTTGATATGCCAAGTATAAAAACATTGGTTCTGATATGTTATGGTTTCTAATACGATCTTCTGCTTCCGCTGTAAATATTTCTGTACTGTAGTTGCCCCATTGAGTGTAAACAGGCTATAAAAATAGTCATCAAATTTGGCTATACGTTTAATTAAGGTAGAAATTAAATAATGCTGCAACTTTAAACAAGGTAgtgttaaaacaaaatttcaatgttTAACAAAGAGGTTTGTTTGTATTTGTCAGTACAAAAAGTAGTAAATGTCAAGGGTTTTTTCCTTTTATGCGGAAGAAAAATACCAAATACTCCAACTGCTCTTTTTTCCATATATTGGTTGATTATACAGAGCACTtagaacaaaatgtttttaacctATTTCTTCAATACACTTCTTTAGATAACAATAATTAAATACACTTAGTTCTTTACAGGGGATTTTGTTGGTTTAATTATTTTCTGCCCTTGTTTGTGAACTCTGACAATGATTTTTCTCATAATAAAgtctatatatataatatatatattaaaacataaaaaagccaTCACTTATTTTCTTTAGTTACTCCAAAAAGTTGGACTTGCATTAACCTCTAAAATGTCTATATATATCCACAGAGGACAGATGCTTAAAACCACAAgggtttttctttctttatattagaaaaaagataaaaatttaacAGTTTGTGGCTCAGGTGAAATTTGCTATATTTATgcaataattttgttaattgcAGGCTTAGATCTTTagcaaaaaaaaccaaaaaaaacaaacattaattGTAAGTTATTTTGTTTATGTCCATTTTGACTTTAAGGATGCTATTCTACAATTTAATCCTGCTTCTTCTTAAAAATAGCAAAGTAAACTTTTCGACTAATATCAGCAAAACCAAATCTGTTTGTTTCTTATTACCAAGGTCTAAAGGTAAGTGCCTTCCCACTTTTAAGTGACTTTTCTCTTATTAGATCTTCCTTCTAACTAAAGTCCcaactaaaatataaattttttccaACCCCTCCCAATCTTTTGGCAAGCTTTTCCATATGGTTAGTCACTTGCCCAAACGTTGCGAAAGATTcctgtaagtttcaagttctcaTCAAAAGCCAACAAAAATCAATCCACAGTATGTTATCTATATGGAAAGTGTTAACATGATCTCCCATTGTTTTTTGGTTAGTGTCAATTATAATACtgtaagtaaacaaaacaaaaatagatcAGGTAGATGTTTTTCTTGAGAGTTAGTATAAgtcatttgtttttgttacgTACTAGGTTGCGTTCTGAGTGATAAGTGCACCTGTCTTACTACTTTGTATGCCTGTGTGCAGAACTGAGCTTTCTTACTTTCTCATTTTCATGTAAATCTAATCCCCAATATGTTTCCTCATCGGAATGATCCCAATAATCAGATTTTCCAAGGTAATAACCGTAAAATGATTCAAAGCCACGATATGTTGGCGTAAATTCCTTAGCATAAAATCCAAGGTGCCACTAtatgaaaaaataacattgctCATAAATCTATAAAAACATTGGCAGAAAAAGAGAGGTTGAAATATCAATTTTATAGAAATATTCCATTTCAACATCTCTATTTCCACCTTGGTATCTTACTTCTAGATTATGATGCAAATCAAGTCCACAATATGTAAGATTAACAGCATGATACCAGTAATCAGCCTTTCCACTGTAAAATCCATAGAATGAATCAAAGCCACGATAGGTGGGAGTATATTCTTTTGCAAAAAATCCAAGATGCCACTACACGAACAAATATTCAACAATAAGCAAAAAAGTCAATTTAGCTTTAGAAAATTCTCATTGATTTGAGAAGTTTAATTAGTATAGTTGTTAAGGTGTTGTTTAGTAGGAACttgtacatttttttgaatTGCTAAAGCTATTTCTGACTTTTTTCCTTGGAAAAATACCTTTCCCACGCCATATGTCCTGTAGCCTTCGTGTTTTAAATACTGTGGAAGAAAGGTTTCATTTAGCCCAACAGCCCATGCGTTGGGAGCAAAAATAGTGTCAGTTTGCATTCCTGAAATCAAAACGCTTTAGTTACAAGTTTTACCTAGAAATGCATTAACGAATTCATGTTTAAGAAAAGCTGTGTTACATTTCCAGTAACTTTTATTAAACTGTCCCCTTCGTCTGATTCCTCAGATATTTACACAGCCAACATAACTTTTATTTGAGAGATTAGATCAGTTTTATGTAACATTAGTGAGATATGTGACCGCATCCATGTAAAGACCTTGCTAACGTTTTCAAAAATTCATTGCATAGGAGAGTTTGGTGAGTGTTACACTCTAATTAATTATGGCCCAATTTGACTATCCGTTTCTATTGTGCATTTGAGATGCTGATCAAAAAATTTATAGTAAAAAACAGCAATATTATTTGCTTCATAATTCTTTCCAATGGTCTtttttttagtgatttttttcacagGTCTTGCAACTAGTAttttaaaacacacaaaaatgtTGGTTAGTATAGTTAGTTCGGTCTATACATATACCTTTCCAACTGCATGTGTAGAGTAACCtaattttttgagatattgtGGCAAAAATTTCTCTTTTAATCCAACTCCCCAAGGCTGAGGTGATTGAACCGTACGTCCATGCATTCCTACAAATATGtcaacttatttatttaattttattctaGAAATCCCTTTAAATGTACTATTTTATCCAACACAAAAATTGTCTAACCTGTATGTATGGGATATCTTCCAGTCATAATTGCACTCCTTGTTGGTGTACAAATTGGTAAAACATAATAGTTGTTGAGAATAATTCCACTTTGTGCAAGTTTATCTATGTTCGGCGTAGGGATTTGTTGGGAACCATGAAAACTCACATCATTCCAACCCTAAAAGAAATTAgaaatttctcttctttttaagttattgtttcttCAGTTAAAAGGCAAAACTAATCATTTCGCATATTTCTGGTTGGTGCTTTTCAATGattgtcacaaaatacacaagctaCTGGTTTTTCTTATAATGCGCATTGAAAACCACTTTAGCACGATCACTACAAGTTTTATACAAATTTGTAAAAGCAAATTGGCTTTAAATTTCTCGAtttaatgtaaaaaattattaaactcaTGGTTATAAATGTTTATTCCTGTAAAGAAAATTGTGCATATTTCTTCACAAAGTCAATTTTCTATTTAATAAaaccaaagaaaaaagaaattgtttaaaaaattcacaCTGTCTTACTAAATCATCAGCAACAATCATAATAATATGtggtttcttttgttttgatgCATCTACCAGCAGAAGTAAGCAcaagatcagaaaaatattcattttcaatcTTTTTATAAACCTAAAATATGTCAAAAGTTAAGTACATAGAATTCTAATTCTAAAAGCTGTGACACATACTGCTCAGATAGTCACACCATCTTACTAAAAAAACtcctataaaacaaaatattgataTATCACTCTGTAACAATAATATTACACATAGATGTAAGAGAAAAACTTCAACTTTCTGTCAATCCTTTGACATCATAACCTGCATCCTTCTTAGGTAACAAGATAGGTTTAATCCAAccaaatttaaacaataacCAACTTTGTTAAGGatgaaagtgaaaacatttaaaaaaaatatttttgtttgtttttttagattattttagcttaaagcaacaaaatgttatcattttagAAAGAAAAAGGGTGGTGGACTGTTATATAGGgcagaaattattaaaaaaatgttaaaaaaataattaagcaTTATACCAAATTTAGGAAAACCAGGAATAACATTTAGCAaatttgaaatgaaataaaacttttgtcataaaaaaaaaatattcccaaAACTGGAAAAATGGTGATGTGATTTCctagcaaatgaaaaaaaaaacatggaaaaaaatttatgaattATATTTTACATATAATAGTAATAGTTTCcatctgtttactttttttgaaacatacgaatacacaaaagaaaaaggCACACATATAATCTTAtacttatattattatttatttcagCATTTATCTATAATCATAAACTaaaatgacaattttttttcaaacagatacaataacatttttgtcttcTAGCAATTCACCAATTTGTTTTAATTGATAGCACTTTAAGACTTCTCTTCCAACAAAGCTTTCCATAATATCTGGCAATTATTCTAATTTGATTTGCCCCCTTGAACAccacattttatattttatataacttCATTACCTGCTTTTTAATTTTAGGTCGGCTTGAGGTGGATCGCACACCTAATTAATTATGCACGCGCAatctcaaaaaattaaatttcaccaaAGTAAAAATAGTAACAAAATTTCCCGTACATCACTTAAGGGCAGCTGTTTTGTTGAGGGAGTAACACTGGGCATGTGTTTCAGCAATGTGGATGGCTGGGCATTTTAAAAGGGGGTCCACACATTAAACATTTGATATCCAGCACTCGTAATTCAGTcctcaaaatttatgtgtttataAAGTATACTGTCATATTCCTTAGAAATTTTCATGCTTTACTTTTTACTTtccttctgtttttatttttcattttttctgatgtttttcTATTATTAATCCTTTTTTTCTTAGCCTTTCTtaggatacttagcctgcttcttagctcagatgagctaagaagcaggttaagtatccatagaattaaatatgttatccagataagaagattgaattggctggggcacttggaaagaatggagcgggaataattgggtaagaaagtgtagagacttgatagttcctggggcaaagcccagaggcagaccgtgAAAGaattggcaggaggttatacggacagacttgatacagaggaagttaagtttagatctaacacagtctagatcagattggaatagggtcattaatataccccgtccaacccatgctagcatggaaaacggacgttaagccgagaatgatgactacttttcatttatttttcctTCCAATGCTATGTTTTTTTCTGTCAATGTCAACTTCTCTGTGTATTCTTGATGTAAAGgtatattaattgtttttgtcTATGAAAGTTTGTAATTCTAGTGAATGTAAGTCATTAATTTGAGTGGCACAATAAATCCTACGTAATCTGGTATTGTGAGAaaagagaaatgttttttaaccaaGAAGGTCCAAGCAGTGGTAGCGGtggcaagaaaaacaaatattaaaaaagcaaTATCTGGGGCTACATGACATTTTAACCAAAAGTGAATATGTCATTGGGAATTTTTTCTGAAAATCTTCCATTAGGTCCat
This window contains:
- the LOC130645862 gene encoding arylsulfatase B-like isoform X8; protein product: MNIFLILCLLLLVDASKQKKPHIIMIVADDLGWNDVSFHGSQQIPTPNIDKLAQSGIILNNYYVLPICTPTRSAIMTGRYPIHTGMHGRTVQSPQPWGVGLKEKFLPQYLKKLGYSTHAVGKWHLGFFAKEYTPTYRGFDSFYGFYSGKADYWYHAVNLTYCGLDLHHNLEPVYTQWGNYSTEIFTAEAEDRIRNHNISEPMFLYLAYQAVHSANRPEDPLQAPQEWIDKFKHIKHRKRRKYAAMVAYMDYGIGRVYDQLAAKGMLDNTIIVFTTDNGGPANGFDWNWANNFPLRGVKTSLYEGGVRAAGFIHSKLLKNPGRVSMDLMHVTDWLPTFVNLAGGSVKPNNPLDGVDQWETLQNMTPSPRKEILLNIDNSTWKNAALRVGDYKLIQQGKIRGNYWDGWYPPPQSHRKTKTVNYKPLAASVQCGKAPVNVTHCTREHGYCLFNIKEDPCEYHDLSKEYPDIFKQMLARLDEYRMTMVPPRNNKTVDPLSNPKLHNGVWKPWVTL
- the LOC130645862 gene encoding arylsulfatase B-like isoform X4 gives rise to the protein MNIFLILCLLLLVDASKQKKPHIIMIVADDLGWNDVSFHGSQQIPTPNIDKLAQSGIILNNYYVLPICTPTRSAIMTGRYPIHTGMQTDTIFAPNAWAVGLNETFLPQYLKHEGYRTYGVGKWHLGFYAKEFTPTYRGFESFYGYYLGKSDYWDHSDEETYWGLDLHENEKPVYTQWGNYSTEIFTAEAEDRIRNHNISEPMFLYLAYQAVHSANRPEDPLQAPQEWIDKFKHIKHRKRRKYAAMVAYMDYGIGRVYDQLAAKGMLDNTIIVFTTDNGGPANGFDWNWANNFPLRGVKTSLYEGGVRAAGFIHSKLLKNPGRVSMDLMHVTDWLPTFVNLAGGSVKPNNPLDGVDQWETLQNMTPSPRKEILLNIDNSTWKNAALRVGDYKLIQQGKIRGNYWDGWYPPPQSHRKTKTVNYKPLAASVQCGKAPVNVTHCTREHGYCLFNIKEDPCEYHDLSKEYPDIFKQMLARLDEYRMTMVPPRNNKTVDPLSNPKLHNGVWKPWVTL
- the LOC130645862 gene encoding arylsulfatase B-like isoform X2 — protein: MNIFLILCLLLLVDASKQKKPHIIMIVADDLGWNDVSFHGSQQIPTPNIDKLAQSGIILNNYYVLPICTPTRSAIMTGRYPIHTGMQTDTIFAPNAWAVGLNETFLPQYLKHEGYRTYGVGKWHLGFFAKEYTPTYRGFDSFYGFYSGKADYWYHAVNLTYCGLDLHHNLEPVYTQWGNYSTEIFTAEAEDRIRNHNISEPMFLYLAYQAVHSANRPEDPLQAPQEWIDKFKHIKHRKRRKYAAMVAYMDYGIGRIYNALKAKEILEDSVIVFTSDNGAAVNGFNWNYGNNFPLRGAKSTLWEGGVRAAGFIHSKLLKNPGRVSMDLMHVTDWLPTFVNLAGGSVKPNNPLDGVDQWETLQNMTPSPRKEILLNIDNSTWKNAALRVGDYKLIQQGKIRGNYWDGWYPPPQSHRKTKTVNYKPLAASVQCGKAPVNVTHCTREHGYCLFNIKEDPCEYHDLSKEYPDIFKQMLARLDEYRMTMVPPRNNKTVDPLSNPKLHNGVWKPWVTL
- the LOC130645862 gene encoding arylsulfatase B-like isoform X3, with the translated sequence MNIFLILCLLLLVDASKQKKPHIIMIVADDLGWNDVSFHGSQQIPTPNIDKLAQSGIILNNYYVLPICTPTRSAIMTGRYPIHTGMHGRTVQSPQPWGVGLKEKFLPQYLKKLGYSTHAVGKWHLGFFAKEYTPTYRGFDSFYGFYSGKADYWYHAVNLTYCGLDLHHNLEPVYTQWGNYSTEIFTAEAEDRIRNHNISEPMFLYLAYQAVHSANRPEDPLQAPQEWIDKFKHIKHRKRRKYAAMVAYMDYGIGRIYNALKAKEILEDSVIVFTSDNGAAVNGFNWNYGNNFPLRGAKSTLWEGGVRAAGFIHSKLLKNPGRVSMDLMHVTDWLPTFVNLAGGSVKPNNPLDGVDQWETLQNMTPSPRKEILLNIDNSTWKNAALRVGDYKLIQQGKIRGNYWDGWYPPPQSHRKTKTVNYKPLAASVQCGKAPVNVTHCTREHGYCLFNIKEDPCEYHDLSKEYPDIFKQMLARLDEYRMTMVPPRNNKTVDPLSNPKLHNGVWKPWVTL
- the LOC130645862 gene encoding arylsulfatase B-like isoform X5, whose product is MNIFLILCLLLLVDASKQKKPHIIMIVADDLGWNDVSFHGSQQIPTPNIDKLAQSGIILNNYYVLPICTPTRSAIMTGRYPIHTGMQTDTIFAPNAWAVGLNETFLPQYLKHEGYRTYGVGKWHLGFYAKEFTPTYRGFESFYGYYLGKSDYWDHSDEETYWGLDLHENEKPVYTQWGNYSTEIFTAEAEDRIRNHNISEPMFLYLAYQAVHSANRPEDPLQAPQEWIDKFKHIKHRKRRKYAAMVAYMDYGIGRIYNALKAKEILEDSVIVFTSDNGAAVNGFNWNYGNNFPLRGAKSTLWEGGVRAAGFIHSKLLKNPGRVSMDLMHVTDWLPTFVNLAGGSVKPNNPLDGVDQWETLQNMTPSPRKEILLNIDNSTWKNAALRVGDYKLIQQGNYWDGWYPPPQSHRKTKTVNYKPLAASVQCGKAPVNVTHCTREHGYCLFNIKEDPCEYHDLSKEYPDIFKQMLARLDEYRMTMVPPRNNKTVDPLSNPKLHNGVWKPWVTL
- the LOC130645862 gene encoding arylsulfatase B-like isoform X1, encoding MNIFLILCLLLLVDASKQKKPHIIMIVADDLGWNDVSFHGSQQIPTPNIDKLAQSGIILNNYYVLPICTPTRSAIMTGRYPIHTGMQTDTIFAPNAWAVGLNETFLPQYLKHEGYRTYGVGKWHLGFYAKEFTPTYRGFESFYGYYLGKSDYWDHSDEETYWGLDLHENEKPVYTQWGNYSTEIFTAEAEDRIRNHNISEPMFLYLAYQAVHSANRPEDPLQAPQEWIDKFKHIKHRKRRKYAAMVAYMDYGIGRIYNALKAKEILEDSVIVFTSDNGAAVNGFNWNYGNNFPLRGAKSTLWEGGVRAAGFIHSKLLKNPGRVSMDLMHVTDWLPTFVNLAGGSVKPNNPLDGVDQWETLQNMTPSPRKEILLNIDNSTWKNAALRVGDYKLIQQGKIRGNYWDGWYPPPQSHRKTKTVNYKPLAASVQCGKAPVNVTHCTREHGYCLFNIKEDPCEYHDLSKEYPDIFKQMLARLDEYRMTMVPPRNNKTVDPLSNPKLHNGVWKPWVTL
- the LOC130645862 gene encoding arylsulfatase B-like isoform X7 encodes the protein MNIFLILCLLLLVDASKQKKPHIIMIVADDLGWNDVSFHGSQQIPTPNIDKLAQSGIILNNYYVLPICTPTRSAIMTGRYPIHTGMQTDTIFAPNAWAVGLNETFLPQYLKHEGYRTYGVGKWHLGFYAKEFTPTYRGFESFYGYYLGKSDYWDHSDEETYWGLDLHENEKPVYTQWGNYSTEIFTAEAEDRIRNHNISEPMFLYLAYQAVHSANRPEDPLQAPQEWIDKFKHIKHRKRRKYAAMVAYMDYGIGRIYNALKAKEILEDSVIVFTSDNGAAVNGFNWNYGNNFPLRGAKSTLWEGGVRAAGFIHSKLLKNPGRVSMDLMHVTDWLPTFVNLAGGSVKPNNPLDGVDQWETLQNMTPSPRKEILLNIDNSTWKNAALRVGDYKLIQQVRTLLVFSRGELEKTAEQR
- the LOC130645862 gene encoding arylsulfatase B-like isoform X6, yielding MNIFLILCLLLLVDASKQKKPHIIMIVADDLGWNDVSFHGSQQIPTPNIDKLAQSGIILNNYYVLPICTPTRSAIMTGRYPIHTGMQTDTIFAPNAWAVGLNETFLPQYLKHEGYRTYGVGKWHLGFYAKEFTPTYRGFESFYGYYLGKSDYWDHSDEETYWGLDLHENEKPVYTQWGNYSTEIFTAEAEDRIRNHNISEPMFLYLAYQAVHSANRPEDPLQAPQEWIDKFKHIKHRKRRKYAAMVAYMDYGIGRIYNALKAKEILEDSVIVFTSDNGAAVNGFNWNYGNNFPLRGAKSTLWEGGVRAAGFIHSKLLKNPGRVSMDLMHVTDWLPTFVNLAGGSVKPNNPLDGVDQWETLQNMTPSPRKEILLNIDNSTWKNAALRVGDYKLIQQGKIRVRTLLVFSRGELEKTAEQR